The Setaria viridis chromosome 6, Setaria_viridis_v4.0, whole genome shotgun sequence genome contains a region encoding:
- the LOC117861186 gene encoding uncharacterized protein has product MALRRALGWSEGEVMRPESKPCSRLMRQTAGIFSVGGGLAFWVLCRLHYGPRITVPRSLRWASCGAVSVSTTTALLVRLFSPECEPQNIAAFDIPELKPE; this is encoded by the exons ATGGCACTGCGGCGAGCACTGGGATGGTCGGAAGGGGAGGTGATGCGGCCAGAGTCAAAGCCCTGCTCCCGGTTGATGCGGCAGACTGCTGGCATATTCTCCGTTGGTGGCGGTCTGGCTTTCTGGGTGCTCTGCCGCCTTCACTATG GTCCAAGAATAACAGTTCCAAGGAGTCTCAGGTGGGCGTCATGCGGAGCAGTCTCTGTGAGCACGACAACAGCCCTGCTTGTGCGGCTCTTCAGCCCAGAGTGTGAACCTCAGAACATAGCCGCATTTGACATACCTGAATTGAAGCCTGAATAG